A genomic segment from Stenotrophomonas maltophilia encodes:
- the rsgA gene encoding ribosome small subunit-dependent GTPase A yields MAAMTQTPDFIALQTIGWPWPGPAQQADWQAVMAAHPQARPARVIEQHRTHYVVADGPDAAIKAESLPEWQRPRFPSHERPAVGDWVLLDGIRIVALLPRRTAIKRGAAGEHYHQQVIAANIDTVFIVCGLDADFNPRRIERYLLLVGGGGAEPVVVLTKADQTEYSEDALAVLEELEMQGIALHAINGLDADSVAVLQPWLGPGRTVVLVGSSGAGKSTLTNTLLGEQRMKTNAVRANDSRGRHTTTHRALMPLPMGACLIDTPGMRELKPTGEETLSEGGFADIEALAAQCRFNDCKHQQEPGCAVRAAIDAGEIEESRLLNYFKLKEEVAAAAAKLAVRQAETAQERGGKKGKGQQFRPAGKPRRR; encoded by the coding sequence ATGGCGGCGATGACCCAGACCCCCGATTTCATCGCCCTGCAGACCATCGGCTGGCCCTGGCCGGGCCCGGCGCAGCAGGCCGACTGGCAGGCCGTGATGGCCGCGCACCCGCAGGCCCGCCCGGCGCGGGTGATCGAACAGCACCGTACCCACTACGTGGTTGCCGATGGCCCGGATGCGGCGATCAAGGCCGAGTCGCTGCCGGAATGGCAGCGACCGCGCTTCCCCAGCCACGAGCGGCCGGCCGTGGGTGACTGGGTGCTGCTGGACGGCATCCGCATCGTCGCGCTGCTGCCACGCCGCACCGCGATCAAGCGTGGCGCCGCCGGTGAGCACTACCACCAGCAGGTGATCGCGGCCAACATCGATACGGTGTTCATCGTCTGCGGCCTGGATGCCGACTTCAATCCGAGGCGCATCGAACGCTATCTGCTGCTGGTCGGCGGTGGTGGTGCCGAACCGGTGGTGGTGCTGACCAAGGCCGACCAGACCGAGTACAGCGAGGATGCGCTGGCGGTGCTGGAAGAGCTGGAGATGCAGGGCATCGCGCTGCATGCGATCAATGGCCTGGATGCCGACAGCGTAGCCGTGCTGCAGCCGTGGCTGGGCCCGGGCCGCACGGTGGTGCTGGTGGGTTCGTCGGGTGCCGGCAAATCCACGCTGACCAACACCCTGCTCGGCGAGCAGCGAATGAAGACCAACGCGGTGCGCGCCAACGATTCGCGTGGCCGCCACACCACCACCCACCGCGCGCTGATGCCGCTGCCGATGGGCGCCTGCCTGATCGACACTCCCGGCATGCGCGAGTTGAAGCCGACCGGCGAAGAAACGCTGTCCGAAGGTGGCTTCGCCGACATCGAAGCGCTGGCCGCACAGTGCCGCTTCAACGACTGCAAGCACCAGCAGGAACCGGGCTGTGCTGTTCGCGCAGCGATCGACGCTGGCGAGATCGAAGAGAGCCGGCTGCTGAACTACTTCAAGCTGAAGGAAGAAGTGGCTGCCGCTGCCGCCAAGCTGGCGGTTCGCCAGGCCGAGACCGCGCAGGAGCGCGGCGGCAAGAAGGGCAAGGGCCAGCAGTTCCGCCCGGCTGGCAAGCCGCGCCGGCGCTGA